The genome window GATAGAGAGATTTAGACAGCCCGAGAGAGTTGCACCTGTAATATGGAATTCGTCAGAACAGAGCATTGGTAAGAGACTCCATGTTTGTAACTATATAATTTACACCGCAGTGGTTAGTCTCTGTTAAAGAAACTGGTAAATCGGTACCTGTAGCGTTTTAGCACCGCCTTGGTTTTTTTCGTCAAGTCTCCCCAAACCGACAATCGTGCCCACTTTCCCCTGCTTGTATACATCTTCTTCCGAATAAAAGCTGCTCTTCTCCAGACAGGCTGGCTTAATCGAGTCTGAGTAATTCCCCACAGGCACACTTAGCTCTAAGATCGCGATATCATTGTCGTAATCGTCTGAAAAGTAAGTAAAACATTTTTAGAGGCGTGAGATTTACGATTCCACTGAATTGGAGCAGTTTCCTGCTCTGAAACCATAGATTCTCTTTCTTCCTCTTCTGCATTCAGACCACCATATCCTTGGCTCGAGCGTTGCAGCAAATCGACTCTTTGTTGCAGGTCTTCGGCAGTTCCCAACAGCTTTGTCTTCAGTGCCTTGTCTTCTTTCATGCAGAAAGTGACTTCAGGCGTTTTAGTGTCGAGTCCACATTCGAAGCAGTCGGATGGAGCCCGAGTCTCGTTCAGGTGCTGGTGGCCTGCAGTCTGCAGTTCCCTTGGCCTTAATCCAGTTGATATATGGAGACTTTCTCCCCCAGAAAAATGGaaattcaaatatcaaataCAAATTTTCTGGGTATCTGAGGgctaaaagtacatgtataagtagTTATACGCTGCTTGTGGAAAGACCCCTTGAATAATCTTTGTTTCcagagggggggagggggtttacGCCTCCACTAAATCTGCCTTTGCCAAAGCACCCTCCTTTTCTCAGACACGTGGATCCGCCCTAACTTTTGTGGGGACACTGGGACTGAACTTGCAATACCCAGTACTTACTGTTAATTATATTTTCTTTTGGATGTCTTATCACACGGCTGATGGGAATATTTTCATTTATGTCACAATCTGGCGAGTGGCTCCCTACTCTTATCGACACATCTTTCGAGGGGATCAATTTTTTATTAGGCTTTCCCTTGTAGAGACAATGGGCTGCTGTAACGACCCACTTTTTGCCTATCAGTGTCCCACCACAGTAAACTTTCGGCTTGTCCTAAAAATTggaatttattttcatttctaacATCCTATCAAAACAAACTTTGCACAAGATTTGATGGTCTATGGATATCATGAGTGTAGCAAGCAGGAGGGCAAGGGGCAAATATAATGATTCAGCATTATGGCAGCGCAGGGCATAATTCAGCTTTAGGGTGAGGTAATAATTCGACTTGATGGTTGAGCATAATTCAGGGTATTCGAGGTTTTCATTGGGTGATTCAAGGGTCACTATAATTTAAAATTATGCCAGGCAATAATTCATAATTACATGTAAGCCAACActtaattctgaattttgtctaCTCCCGCCAGCCATGAATGGCATACCACTTCAACACCTGGTGCTTACCGTCCTGCAGAGACCTACAAACCATGGTGCCGACCCTTTCTCCGCGTCTTTTCCACCAACAATCTGACTGACCACCCCAGCATCTGTGTTCACTTTTTCATCATCAACTTCCTGGATATATCTGTCGGACCTGCCGCAAACTAAAGGCAAACACACAAAATCATAGAGGCTGCTAAAAGATGTGTATCAAATTAGTTTGCCAACTGCAAAATTTATCAAACTAGAAAAACAAACTGACATGCATAAAAAATGGTTTGCATTCTTTTCTCGGACAAATTCCACTGGTGGGGAGAAGACCACAGGTGGCGAATATTAcataaacacctcaacaaaagtgAGTCCCCCTCTAAACAATTGTTTATAATTTCTAAAGTATCCACAATGcgatgaaaattgcaggacatcATCATACTACCATCATTGGGCACAATTCTTGAGTTTACAAATCCATAAGCAACTCGCCAGATTAGAACCTACCGTCAGCTTCCGAAGACACTATTTCCAAGTGGTACTTGGTCTGTTTCATGCAGCCGCTAGAGTCCGCAGTCATATACGTCCAGCCTCCCTGGTCCAGAATATTCAAGGAGGCAATACTCAGCGAACCATTTGGTGAAACTTGGACGTGATTCGAACTATTCTGCCCCACCGGTTCTTTTTTTTCGTTGAAGTATGTTAACTTATATGAGTTCTCTGAACTGGATTTCGTCCATATAAACTTCTTTACACCTCTCTCCGTGTTATTCAAGGAGAAAGGG of Lineus longissimus chromosome 17, tnLinLong1.2, whole genome shotgun sequence contains these proteins:
- the LOC135501578 gene encoding coagulation factor IX-like, with translation MNIKIFLDWVLVIALVILSKINKWRVSFITHGSQEPLTFLREPHDSLAAQFGDEIKLECQTLQDDTQINWYHNTVRVNPGGRPLPNSLVKVEVINRLSRLVIRKLTPDLQGRYHCKAFNKNAAVRKGAWVNFTTSGSCSNGNQEEDGGNYIKKSGDPFSLNNTERGVKKFIWTKSSSENSYKLTYFNEKKEPVGQNSSNHVQVSPNGSLSIASLNILDQGGWTYMTADSSGCMKQTKYHLEIVSSEADVCGRSDRYIQEVDDEKVNTDAGVVSQIVGGKDAEKGSAPWFVGLCRTDKPKVYCGGTLIGKKWVVTAAHCLYKGKPNKKLIPSKDVSIRVGSHSPDCDINENIPISRVIRHPKENIINNDYDNDIAILELSVPVGNYSDSIKPACLEKSSFYSEEDVYKQGKVGTIVGLGRLDEKNQGGAKTLQTVDVPIVAQAQCRSATSYHFGKNTTICAGVPEGGKDACQGDSGGPYTMKLRERTFLVGVISWGKGCARKGKYGYYVDVGKYYDWLLQETTGGGGPATVAPTDYVYYVDY